The following proteins come from a genomic window of Campylobacter concisus:
- a CDS encoding NifS family cysteine desulfurase encodes MRVYLDNNATTMVDPEAFELMKPYFCEKYGNPNSLHKFGSETHPALRTALDQLYTGLNAKDSDDIVVTSCATESNNWVVKGIYFDKIATGEKKRIITTAVEHPAILATCKFLEKYGVELTVLDVNNDGIVTPEQLRAVMDENVALVSIMSANNETGMIFPIKELASIAHEYGALFHTDAVQAVGKIKINVQDLNVDFLSFSAHKFHGPKGVGALFIKNSMPLSSLLHGGEHMGGRRSGTLDVPGIIGMGKALELANKFMDYEHSHVRRLRDKLEDAILQIPDVSVVGKKEQRVPNTILASIKGVEGEAMLWDLNKAGIAASTGSACASETLESNPIMEAIGADKELAHTALRLSLSRFNTEEEIDYAIEHITKAVNRLRGISSTFAYAPEWHKSGL; translated from the coding sequence TTGAGAGTATATTTAGACAATAACGCTACAACAATGGTTGATCCTGAAGCTTTTGAGCTTATGAAGCCATATTTTTGTGAAAAATACGGCAATCCAAATTCGCTTCATAAATTTGGCTCTGAAACACATCCAGCTTTAAGAACAGCGCTAGATCAACTCTACACCGGACTAAACGCAAAAGATAGCGATGATATCGTTGTTACTTCATGCGCGACTGAGAGCAACAACTGGGTAGTAAAAGGTATCTACTTTGACAAAATAGCAACTGGCGAGAAAAAGCGTATCATAACAACCGCAGTTGAGCATCCAGCTATTTTGGCGACTTGTAAATTTTTAGAAAAATATGGCGTAGAGCTTACTGTTTTAGATGTAAATAACGATGGCATAGTCACTCCAGAACAGTTAAGAGCTGTAATGGATGAGAATGTAGCACTTGTTTCTATAATGAGTGCAAATAACGAAACTGGCATGATCTTTCCTATAAAAGAGCTTGCTAGTATTGCTCATGAATATGGAGCTTTATTCCACACGGATGCGGTTCAAGCAGTTGGTAAGATAAAGATAAATGTTCAAGACCTTAATGTTGATTTTTTAAGCTTTTCTGCGCATAAATTTCACGGACCAAAGGGTGTTGGAGCACTATTTATAAAAAATAGCATGCCACTAAGTAGCTTACTTCATGGTGGTGAGCACATGGGTGGACGCAGAAGTGGCACGCTCGATGTTCCTGGTATCATCGGCATGGGTAAAGCACTTGAACTGGCAAATAAATTTATGGATTATGAGCACTCTCATGTTCGCCGTTTGCGTGATAAGCTTGAAGATGCAATTTTACAAATTCCTGACGTTAGCGTTGTAGGAAAAAAAGAACAACGTGTGCCAAATACCATTTTGGCTTCTATAAAAGGCGTTGAAGGCGAAGCGATGCTTTGGGATCTAAACAAAGCTGGCATCGCAGCTTCAACTGGCTCAGCATGTGCAAGTGAAACATTAGAGAGTAACCCAATAATGGAGGCCATAGGGGCAGATAAAGAGCTGGCTCACACCGCACTTAGACTATCTCTTTCTAGATTTAATACAGAAGAAGAGATTGACTATGCGATCGAGCACATAACAAAAGCAGTAAATAGACTAAGAGGTATCTCTAGTACATTTGCCTACGCCCCAGAATGGCATAAGAGTGGATTATAA